Proteins encoded together in one Gigantopelta aegis isolate Gae_Host chromosome 8, Gae_host_genome, whole genome shotgun sequence window:
- the LOC121379218 gene encoding leucine-rich repeat protein soc-2-like: MNSAETDYGNENSPRTEKVTNPISCGTENAVSQVSYSMNSEQPEAGGDCYGIDEIASQVSLSTNHEDTGNESSYGTENVSCCLVSPSMKCKQCDAGGDRCEINKCGSDDPTLADFSSADLSEVPSEFTNQDQIHHLLLDYNNLSSLPENLPWILPNIKTLSANGNQIEVVPTGFWHFRTIQEIHLNENCLEELPDSLCLLKSLRVLKLTGNNLKSLPENIGELSSLEVLNIDENSLVKIPQTFSLLTKLEILEANNNMITCLPKDVGNLVSLKTLNLSSNEIKELPESLGDLPALQYVDLSSNFIIYLPKHCRSKTTLKKFYADVNCLAELPEWISDLPSLVELSLKDNKLTKKPISDRFGNRCKHLTVLDIGGNFMTELPESIGSMTKLECLYAGSVIDELERRNFQNGNWISYVPQSLCSLLSLRELRLDENQLNGLPEDFGHLVSLEFLDLGQNLIHDLPESFGSLKKLRVLLLSKNHLQILPASFGNLVSLEDLRMDNNQIAELPESFEKLTNLKTLDLFNNLLMEIPKCLSHLTKLVRLDVEENKFGIPRKDIPIIVRTLHYPPRDPKLKNNWRGRSRDDKDAKVDDIIHISGSESDEADEEPEQEQYSDTQLFLAAKRSLSIWQSHNGPSHREKFVRPVRNGFYYPKNHNYDNCEEENGDDDEAIARTDLENSDKVVSCSPVSTDHIIASDENWEDEIETVTGQFDSVNIGDQPVVSWQLISEVEEECFLAYDIHARSYPRNFDLDLPVEENQFDDASESDSGS; the protein is encoded by the exons ATGAATTCAGCAGAAACTGACTATGGGAATGAGAATTCCCCTAGAACAGAAAAGGTTACAAATCCCATTTCTTGTGGAACTGAAAATGCTGTAAGTCAGGTTTCTTACTCGATGAATTCCGAACAGCCTGAAGCTGGTGGTGATTGCTATGGAATTGATGAGATTGCTAGTCAAGTTTCTCTTTCAACAAACCATGAAGACACTGGTAATGAAAGTTCCTATGGAACGGAGAATGTGTCTTGCTGTCTAGTGTCTCCCTCCATGAAGTGTAAACAGTGTGACGCTGGTGGTGATCGCTGTGAAATCAACAAGTGTGGAAGTGATGACCCAACACTTGCAGATTTCTCGTCTGCCGATCTGTCAGAGGTGCCTTCCGAATTCACCAATCAGGACCAGATACACCATTTGCTGCTGGACTACAACAACCTTTCAAGTCTCCCTGAGAATCTGCCATGGATTCTTCCAAACATTAAAACTCTTTCGGCCAATGGGAATCAGATCGAGGTTGTACCCACAGGATTTTGGCACTTCAGAACCATACAGGAGATCCATCTAAACGAGAACTGTTTGGAGGAGCTGCCAGATTCGCTGTGTCTGCTAAAGTCTCTCCGAGTCCTCAAACTAACGGGAAACAATCTTAAGAGTCTGCCAGAAAACATCGGAGAGTTGTCTTCCCTTGAAGTTCTCAACATTGATGAAAACAGTCTGGTAAAGATTCCACAAACGTTCAGTTTACTGACCAAGCTGGAGATATTGGAAGCTAACAACAACATGATTACCTGTCTGCCTAAGGATGTGGGTAATCTGGTCTCGTTGAAAACCCTGAACCTGAGCAGCAACGAGATCAAAGAACTGCCAGAAAGTCTGGGTGACCTGCCTGCCCTGCAGTATGTCGACCTCTCGTCAAACTTCATCATATACCTCCCAAAACATTGCAGGTccaaaacaacattaaaaaagtTTTATGCCGACGTCAACTGTCTAGCTGAGCTTCCCGAGTGGATTTCAGACTTGCCCTCGCTGGTGGAGCTGTCACTTAAGGACAACAAGTTAACCAAAAAACCCATCTCGGACAGATTTGGGAACAGGTGCAAACATTTAACTGTCTTGGACATAGGCGGGAATTTTATGACCGAGTTGCCCGAATCTATTGGTAGTATGACGAAGCTGGAATGTCTGTACGCAGGAAGTGTGATAGATGAGCTGGAACGGAGGAACTTCCAGAACGGAAACTGGATTTCCTACGTTCCTCAGAGTTTGTGTTCGCTGTTGTCGCTGAGGGAGCTGCGGCTGGATGAAAACCAACTGAATGGGTTGCCAGAAGACTTCGGCCATCTTGTCAGTTTGGAGTTTCTCGATCTCG GTCAGAATTTGATCCATGATCTGCCAGAGTCTTTTGGAAGTTTAAAGAAACTGAGGGTTCTTCTGTTGTCTAAAAACCATCTTCAGATTCTTCCAGCCAGCTTTGGTAACCTTGTTAGCTTGGAAGACCTCAGAATGGACAACAACCAG atTGCGGAACTGCCTGAATCCTttgagaaattaacaaaccTTAAAACGTTGGATCTCTTCAACAACTTACTGATGGAAATTCCAAAATGTCTGTCTCACCTGACGAAGCTGGTCCGACTTGATGTTGAAGAG aacaaaTTTGGGATCCCACGTAAAGATATTCCGATAATTGTGCGAACCTTGCACTACCCACCTCGTGACCCCAAGTTGAAGAACAACTGGAGAGGGCGTTCACGTGATGATAAAGACGCAAAAGTTGACGACATCATCCAT ATATCTGGGTCTGAGAGTGACGAGGCTGACGAAGAACCAGAACAGGAGCAGTACAGCGACACGCAGCTCTTTCTCGCGGCCAAGAGAAGCTTGTCGATATGGCAGTCACACAACGGGCCCAGTCACAGGGAGAAGTTTGTCAGACCCGTCAGAAACGGTTTTTACTATCCCAAGAATCACAACTACGACAACTGTGAAGAAGaaaatggtgatgatgatgaagctATAGCTCGGACTGATCTTGAAAACAGTG atAAAGTGGTTTCATGTTCACCAGTGTCGACAGATCATATCATCGCATCGGATGAGAACTGGGAGGATGAGATAGAAACGGTTACTGGTCAGTTTG ATTCCGTCAACATTGGCGACCAACCCGTTGTGTCGTGGCAGCTGATCTCCGAGGTGGAGGAAGAATGCTTCCTTGCATATGACATTCACGCTCGGTCGTATCCCAGAaactttgaccttgaccttccTGTCGAGGAGAACCAGTTTGACGATGCGAGCGAGAGCGACTCGGGCAGCTGA